A window of Hordeum vulgare subsp. vulgare chromosome 5H, MorexV3_pseudomolecules_assembly, whole genome shotgun sequence genomic DNA:
CGTGATTTCATCAAaagggtatgatgcactaccactaGCACTTGACCCTTTCCCCAGACAAAAAATTGTCTATTGTCTTTCTAATAAATGTAGTGAAAGCAAAATATAGTTCACAGACAATTGCAGTAATGATTTCTGTGCTAGTTTTGAAACGGAGGAGAAACTAGAGATGTTATAGAGGATAACTGCAACATAAATTAAAGTGTTGTAATGGTGCACAATTATGTCATTACTTATTTTAGTATGataccctttttttttctttcagatACGGGATTATCGCTCGGAGTGGAAGATTGAAGTAAACCAACCTGTTGCTGGAAACTATTATCCTGTGAGCTCTTGTTTGCTCTATTATATTTTTAACAAGGAAGCTTAGTAGTGTCTTTAAGAAATAGCTTCTTTCATCCTTTTCCATCGTTGAGTCAACATCCGGAAGTAGTTGGGAGTTCACTTTGCACTTCCCCTCAGTTTATACATAGTTTGTTTTTGGAGGATTTTTGGTTTACTTTGTAATTGATATATTTTTGGTCATTGACTCTACCTGTAGATGGCAACAGACATTTAGTGGCAGCTAAATCAGCTCGCTTCTTTACTCCATAAGAATAAGACCTGATCTCTACATGTAGTGATGTAATTGTGTAGTTTATTAGACGAGATGATGTGATCTTGGCATCTTGAAGCTCAAAAGGACACACACATTTTGACATTTAATGACAGATGATGCAAGTCTCTGTATTTGGTGACATACAAGATGGTGACATAGGAAGTTGATCTTTTAAAAACAACTGGTGGGATAAGAAGTTAAGATTTAGTCGTATTTGGAAAATTTTGGTTGGCGAGAGGCTATTGGTGTTTATGGAAGGCCGGTAATTTTAAATGCTCCGAGCCAGGTTATTCATACTTTTGTCAATATTTGAAGAAATTGGGAATTGTGTGAAGTTGAATTGTGGAGGATCCAAAGTTGCGAATTATTCTGTAGTTTTGCTTGTAGATTGTGACGGGGCTGATTTATACACCAGATTGATAGATCTGTATTTATTTTCAGATTAATCTTGGCATTTATGTGGAAGATGGCAACAAAGAGTTGTCTATACTTGTAGACAGGTCTGTTGGAGGTTCGAGCATAAAGGATGGACAAATAGAGCTAATGCTACACAGGTACAtgttgttaggaataagcaatttGTCTATATTGAAggtccaaggggcatatatatatattacacatgacttgaggtgcaaggaaagtaaacatagactaataaggactcctagactaatactaatactttctAACACCCCCcatcaaatgcaaagcgtatgcaatagcattgcatttgaagaagtgtaatactaaaaaaaatgataatccaaatccgcgtcttgagagtgtcgtcgtagcatgaagagtcttcaaaacttgtcgagtcgccgaaggagataacgaagagatggcacatcataggtagacaccgcatcacttgaagatacaagataagtatcaagagaagatgagttgtcaaaagaagatggcacatcaagagaataaagcattgtgcagaaaatcatagtccacgacaaccgacgacgaaagaagctcggcggctAAGGCacatggacgtagatcgacaatgcaaaagaagtccaaaaaatcctatagaaaacaacaagggcaagtaggccacaaaagttgcatagaaaggatcaggaccggaaaaaggctgacggactaaggtatggtggactcgcatggcatgagaaaacacaaaatatcaacggatttggtggacgcagcggaaaacaaagaaaactagaaaacacacactagattagggatgatggcagcggaagagaaaaaataagatcatggcggcgaaggccaattccaaccagagtgtgcgtgagaCGGTCCTGACTGTGTAggaggtggttgctcagtgcggaaAGCCTGAGTCAGAATACCAacagtacccgtcgaggaagaacctgaagcagcgagcagacgcttaagtcgcagaatatcctgctcagtcaaagcgatggctgaagccgtcgaggtagatgacgaggTCTTTGTAGATGATGATTGCGCCTGGCGCAAGTGgttcttcttcgtgtagcagtggaactcaatatgaccatcattgttgcagtagccataatgtggacgggggcgacctgagcctccagaaggagtgggtaagagcggcggagcactcgagtgaGAAGGGATCGGTGTAGCAGGGGGCGTAGAAGTagcccgagcagcgagcaccgagggaacctccagcaaaccagcaccacgtaagcgagtctcctcagcatgaatctcagaaagcgcctccatgagaaaatacggccacgagcaaacaactgagcacgccgaggctcaaactccttacggagccgagacaggaactcgtagacgcgatgaaactccaagttggtctggacagcctggcaacaggggcaagtacgacaaccagcagtgcggagagaatcgagctggcgccagatagcagaactctgtgcatagaagtcatcaacagtagagtcaccctgctgaagagcatgctcctgacgaacaacagagaggtataaggcatcaccagagggcgcatagcgctgacgaaggcgagtccacatctcaaaggcagtaggaaggcccaaaaactaagaggcaaactgaggcagaacactagcagtgagaacagctgcagcacgagcatcatcatcaagccactgggtgtaaacgGTCAGAGCACCACGATACAcgtgaagagcctcctcataagccaagaccttctcatcataagcactcacAACGGCCTCATCAGCAAGTTTAGCCGAATCCTTTGCGGTCTGAgaagcatccgcaggaagagccggtggggtcggcggagtgggagccacgggaggaaccggacatggcggacaacagacctcgccagaaagaacaccccatagacggatgccacgcatgtgaatgtgcatgaagccaatgaactcggtgtagttagtgccatcaaagatcactGGACAACGAGGAACAGCAACGTAGCCGGATGCAGCAGACATTTTTTTTTGGAGAAACGCAGTCAACAAACCACAGCTGCGTCAGGAGCCGCGTCGATCTGGATCCGCAGCTGCGTCAGGGGCCGCGTTGATCTGGAGCCGCCCTTAGTAACAGATCCTGTGTAGTAACAGGAGCTGCGTTGACCTCGTGGTCGGCTGGGAGGACGGAGACTGGATCCCGGTGTAGTAACAGATCGGCTGTACTAACAGAAACCAGGATCGAGAGGCTGGATCCAGCAGCAATAGACGGCAACAGGTGGGATCCACGGTTGACTGCACCGATCCGGCTGGGAGGACGAGCGGAACgggggcggctggcggcggcctcGATCAGAGCGGGACGGACAGGACGCGATCCGATCGGGGCGGGAGGGATCTGCAGCGGGATCGATCCAATCGGGAGGATGCGCTCGAGCGGGACGGGAGACCGAGGCAGCGGCTTCGATCGGGGCGGGAGAAGGAGATCGAGGACGAAATCGATCGGGAGCAGAGAGACGGATCAATCGCACGAGTTGCAGCGTGTAGAAAattgacctagctctaataccatgttaggaataagcaatttgtctatattgaaggcccaaggggcatatatatattacacatgacttgaggtgcaaggaaagtaaacatagactaataaggactcctagactaatactaatactaataaggactcctaggctaatactaatacttcctaacacatgTCACAATCAGAGTTGCACAGTATTTTCTTGCTTCTTTCATactgtaacatttttctttttctacCTCTGCTTAGTTAAATATTTCTTACTCCTTGTGCAGGAGGCTACTCAACGATGATGGTCGTGGTGTTGCGGAAGCACTAGATGAAAAAGTCTGTTTGGATGATCAATGTGAAGGACTAGTTGTAAGTAATGAATATCTTTCTGACCATGTGCTTTGGATGGAATTCAAAGCCAGATGTTGACATATATCACCAAATCCTGTTGAGCAGATCAATTTATTCTATTATTTGCAAGCACACAATATGTTGTGCAGAAACATTATCTAAAGCAACTTATTACATTATCGACAGATTGAAGGAAAATACTATCTCAAAATTGACCCACAAGGTGACGGGGCTAGGTGGCGTCGTACATTTGGTCAGGAACTGTACTCCCCTCTTCTTCTTGCGTTCGCAGAGCAGGTACATCATAAATTTTGTTGCACTCGTGGTCGATCAAACAGTTATTCTCGTCATATTGAACATTCCCCTACTTGCTTTTCCAGGATGGAGGCAACTGGGCGAATTCACATGTTTCATCTTTCTCTGCAATGGATCCAACTTACAGTCTTCCTGAAAATGTCGCGTTGCTTACGCTTGAGGTATGTGTATGTCTATGGAGAATGGACTATTGTTATCATATCTCATTAAAATGAACAAAAAAATCGTTATGTACTGGGCAAGAGAATGCTGATCTGATAATTCTGAGTACTGTACCATTTAATTTGCAATGGTGCAAGCTAGTTTTTTATCCTGCTGGTCTGAGAGGTTACAAGTAATGTCAGCCAGTTAGCTGCAACAAATGTTATCCAAACCACCACAGAATATTGATGAAAATGATATCTGGATTCGTTCGATGCGCGTGTTATAAACAGCTATGAATTGTACAGGAACTTGAAGATGGAAGTGTTCTCCTTCGGTTGGCTCACCTATACGAGGTCTCATACTTTGGCCATTTATTACTTTCTCTCGCTCCAGTCAGATCCAGTTTTGCACCTTTTGTAAACATTGTCCTGTGCATATAGGCTGGAGAGCATAAGGATCTCTCAGCTCTGGCGAGTGTAGACCTCAAGAGGGTATTCCCAGATAAAAAGGTAATCTCCATTAAAATCtacactttatttatttatttgattgGATCTTGATGGATGTTCTCACTCCCTTCCCAATCCTGATGCTCCAGGTCGGCAAGATAATTGAAACAAGCCTATCAGCGAACCAAGAGCGCGCCGCCATGGAGAAGAAGAGGCTGAAATGGAAGGTGGCAGGGCCTCCACCAAAAGAAAATGTGGCCCGTGGAGGACCCGTGGACCCCTCCAAGCTCGTTGTTGAGCTGGCGCCCATGGAGATCCGCACATTCGTCATCAGCTTCACCCACCGACTCGCCACACGTCCGATCTGAGCGCCATGTTGATGATTGCCGACGTTGTAACATTTTCCATTTCGAATCAGAATGTTGTATTGTTAAAGTTAAATCCTATTTTGAGTTGTGAATAGCAATAAGAAATAATGTGGCCATGGCGGCCTAGAGCATCATCAGcttcttaaataagcttccgctaGTGCGGTGAGTTGCTTGAGTAGTCGAGTGCACCCTCCGTTGCCAAATTTTGACTAAGTTTATAGAAAATTATCAACTTACGGTACTAAATCAATACCATTATATTCAAATGTTCACATTTTTACCTATAAATCTACTCAAAGCTTACAAATAAGTTGCCTGTTAAAAATAATTTGGCCAGGAGTGAATCCTTTTTTAAGGTTGAAAAAATACTCCACATATTAGGGATGAAATATGTTTTGATGCGATACCATGCTTTTTTGTGTGTGTCTCACATACAAACATATTTCATCATAGAAACTTTACAAACATGCAGTATACGTCCATACTTAGGGCTCCTTTGATTCAGAGGATTTTCATAGAAATTTGGaggattataattcaaatgatttttttcctatgTTGGTTGTTTGATTTATAGGATCgaatcccataagaatcttttctAAGGATTTATTAGTAGGAATTCTAGCATCCACTCAAACCTCTTTGAAATAAACCTTTGTTTTTTCTATGATACAACCAAACAAACCAAAATTATGTAGCATGGAGATGAGTATGACATTTCAATCCTATGATCTTCCTTGATTTATATAATGGAAACAAGAGAACCTTAAGAACTGAGAGCGAAGAGATGTCATTTGATTCATAGAATAGGAATTTGTTCATTGAGTCTAGGCTAATATATATTTCTTCTTTGAAATCTAAGGATTAATCCCTATCCTATATAGAGACGAATTCATTTCTAACCAATGggtttaagattttttttctaCAAAATTTCTATCCTTCAGGATTCCTACATGATTATTCTGTAAATGAAAGGAGGCCTATGTGTTTTCATTTTTCTCGCATTTTTTGAGTCCTATGAATCAAAAAAGCCTTTAAATGTACTACTCCCTTCTTTCTATACACTCCtattaaatttaaaaaaaatctaagATTACATACAGAGAAAAATAAGAATATTTACTCTAAAATacgctatatacatctgtatgtggtTTTTATTAAAATCTGTAAAAGATTTATATGTAAAAACAGAGCGAGTATATTTTTTCACGATtttttaaaacataaaaggttgaTTTCTCTGTTCAAACGAGCTCCAACAGCCATTTACACATCAAAGGGGCTGTGAGCAAAGAGCGGCCAACAAAGGAAACAGCGGAAGCAAACGCCCCAGCCCGCTCCGCCGCCCCCATGGCGCCGGCGCGCGAGATCCCGGGGCCTCAGCCGTCGGCGGACGACGCCCCGTTGCCGGCCGGGTTCATCTTCGTGTGCGACGGCGCGACCACGCCCGAGTGCTTCAGGTACAGGGTGCTGGGCCTGCCGCGGCGGAAGCTGGGCGCCGTCTCCCGGATCAGGCGCGGCGCGGCGCTCTTCCTCTACGACTTCGACGCTAGGTACCTCTACGGGCCCTACCGCGCCGACTCCGACGGCGGGCGCGACCTCGAGCCCGCCGCCTTCCAAGGCCGCCTACCTGCCCAGGTACCATCCCAGCACCTTTGTTAGGCCCCAAATCCACTGCTATGATGAATGATACATAAGTGTTTTATTTTGCAAGTCCCTTATCTCCCAAAGGAATCCTCACAATTTTACTTCTCTGAAATTTCGGTTCATCTTGCCCCATATTATAATCTTCAGTTTCCAGTGGCATCCAGCAATCAACCTGGTAGGTTAGCCATACATTGTTATTTCTCGTAAATTGAATGTTCAGCGTCCTTGTATGTGCAGGTCAAATTTATGATTGATGGCGATTTCATGCCTGTCCGAGGGAAAACTATGAGATACACCATAAAAGAGAATTATCCCGGCAAGTTCTTGCCAGAACTTACCTTTACACAAGTAAGTGCAACCAGTGTTTATTGATGTTTTgtactccacttgagtagaggtgAAACGATTTGTGCCTAGTCAATTCTCATCTTGTTGTGCCTAGTTTGAACTACGGATGGAAGGATATTTTATGGAAAACAGTAATTAGGAGAGCCATGTGCTTCAGAACTTGCTGCTGTGGTGTAAGCATATGTAGAATCAAGTCGAGATTGAGAGGGATTATAATGTACTAATATTTAATTATTTATTGACTATGATTTAACTTCGAGAACTGaagtttatttttctgataatgccttttCTTTTTGCATCTCAGCCATTTATTTTGTAGAACTCGAATATTCTTTAGCATGACAGCACCCATAGGGTTTCTGATTGTATTAAGCTGTTTGGTTATCAAACTGTTTCTTTTTCATGGGAAAATAGCAACATGGTATATATAGAGATGAAAAAAGCGGATGTAATGCTAACACGTTCTTCTTTCTATCATTTCTTCTATAGAGTTTTTAGGTGGAATTACAGGTATAGTCATATCAGTGTATTGGCTAGTTGGAATAGACAGGAATAGCACCTTTATCCTCCATCTTTCTGTCTGTCTTTAATTTTATCAGTGCTTAGCTGTGAACTACTCCATAAACATTTACCTGCACTGAATTTCCATTGTTTTTGGTATTCTGTTGTAGGTTGAGAAACTGAGAGCATTGTTCCGTCCAATTACTTCACTGCCAGTGCCAGAGGCACCACCTCTGTATTATGTTGACAACAGTCATGCCGCTCCATCTACTGCTTTTCTGCATCCTTCAGCTTCATCTTCATACCCAACACAGCCAGCTTCTTATGTGCATCACACAAGCGCCTATGTTCTCACTCCAGCTGCTCATCTAGTGCCAAATGAAGTGCCTGGGAGGTATGTATGGTTGCCACCAATTGGGCCTAGTACTTCTCTGTTTCTTAATATCTGCTACATGCAAAGCTATTTTTTGCAATCCAGTTTGTATACATAGGTCAATGACGGCCCGTCTCAAAACCGTATTGTTCAGCTAGTCTAGATACTTCTAAAAAGGAACTACTTGCGGGGACAATGTAGATTGGAAACCACCATTTATTCATGTGTCCTTTTCCCTTTGCTACACGCACAAGTAATTGATCATGCTTTTTCCTCGAATGTTGTTTCAGAGttgtgccaccacatgaactgtcCGTGACGAACCCGCAACTTGTCATGCACTATGGGTACGCCGCAGGCAGCGAGGGTGCAACCGGAGAAACTACACAAGTCCAGTACTGACGGAGCGATCTACTCCCATGCGGGTGCCTCAGCGATCACTTTATCAAAATCAGTTTCACTTCATCAAATTCACTTTGGAGCAGTTTCATACAGAAGCTATAACACTATCTTTTTTAAAAAACTCAATGCATTGCATTAAACAGTGTGCGAAGCGCATTCGCTCGTCACCAAAGCAGATACACACGGATCACATCCGTCAGATACAGAGTCAGTCATACCGGCCCTGAGTGTTCCCTTCGCAGCCAAAGCATGCGCTATTTGATTACACATTCTGGGGCAGTGCTCAATCTTATATCCCATGAACTGACTACGAATAAATGTTCTGAGCCGGTCAAAAACCACTCCCAGGTAGGAGAAATTGACACCCTCCTCTTTAAGTGCCTCTTTCAGTACTAGTGCATCAGTTTTCAACACAACCTTCTGAACACCCAACTCCGAGGCCAGTCGGAGCCCAACTTCAGCAGTAAGCAGCACCTCAGAGTGCAAGGCACTATGAATGTTTGAAAGAAAACCAGCGGCACAAGCAACAACCTCGTCATCATGATTTCGAAGCACAGCGCCCCACCCGCCATTCAGGTTTATCGCCTTGAAAGAGCCATCAACATTTATTTTAACCCATTCCTCCGCTGGTGGTGCCCAACGCTTCACATGCATCAACGCTTCACAAGTATCAAAGGTTTGGTGTTTAATAATCCATGCTATCTCCTCACCTTGTCTCCCTTTCCCCCCTCTCTGTCATTATTGCGCTTGCACCACCAATTCCACATGAGAGTGGCAATAAGAGCTTGCTTCTCGGTCGTGAGGGCCGTTAATTTGTCCATCATCACCAAGGCCGTCCTCTGGTCCTTGAGCAGCACTCTCTCCTCTTCCAGTCTTCATTCTCTCTAGAGCCCTTTGACTTGTTTGCATTTGTACAGAATGTGGCCCCATCTTCTCCATTCATTTGGCAGACAGGGCACCAAAGGGAAACGTCCATGCCTCTTCGAGCCAAGTTTACACAAAAGGCATTAGAGTTGTGGGCCACTCTCCACAAGAAGTGCTTTATCTTGCCTCGTACTTCAGTTTTCCACAATTTCTTCCATGGGGATAGCATGTTTGAGGCTTCAGTTGTGGATGCGGCCCCCTTTGGTCCCTCCAGGTTTCCGTTATTTATGTTGACCCAATATACAGACTTGATCGAGAATTTGTCCTTGGTGTCGAAATGCCACGCGAGAAGATCCTCGAGCTCCCTGTTGATTGGGATAGCAAGTATCCAGGCCGCATCATCTTCATTAAACACATCTCGCACAAGAGCCTCGTCCCACATGCCTGTCGCTGGATTGATTAGCTCATGGACTTTTGAAAGCAGGTTCATGCCTCTCGGGGTAGCCAACAGACGGGTAATTCCCCTGGGTATCCATGGGTCATGCCACATGTTGATCGAGGAACCATCACCCAccctccaaatcagcccctttttCAGAAGGTCAATACCTTTTAAGATGCTTCTCCAAGTATAGGACATATTACTCGTGGCCGTCGCATTCAAACAATTTCCATTTGGTAAGTATTTAGCCCCAAGTACCTGAGCACACAAGGACTCCTGGTTTTGAATCATCTGCCATCCTTGCCTGGCAAGCATTGCCATGTTGAAACTGTGTATATCCTGGAAACCTAACCCTCCCTCGGCCTTTTGTTTTGTCAACTTTTCCCAACTCAGCCAATGAACTTTATTTGTTTTATCATGTTGACTCCACCAGTACTTGCACACCGTGGTGCTGATCTGTTCACACACAGTCTTGGTCAAGTCAAAACAAGACATAGTGAAAGTGGGAATAGCCTAGGCGACGACTTTGATCAGTAGTTCTTCCCCGCCCGAGACAACAGCTTCTCCTGCCATCCCTGAATCCTCTGTAGTATTCTCTCAATGATGTGCCTAAATGTCTTCAATTTTGACTTTCCCATATGAATTGGCATACCTAGGTATCTCTCATTAAGAGCCTCTTTCGAGATACCTAAGGTTCACATCACCTCATCTTTATCCTTCGCTTTCACATTGTTGCTAAGGAAAACTACAGACTTGTCCTTATTTATGGTTTGGCTTGAGCTTGCTTCGTACACCCGTAGGATGTGTTGGATCTGCTCCACACTTTATTTATTTGCTTTGAACAAGATGAGAGAATCATCTGCGAAGAACAAATGGGAGATGCTCAGTGCATTGGGGCACACCTTGACCCCCTGGATCAGGTTGTTTTCTTCAGCTCTGGTCCGAAGGCTAGAGAACGCCTCGGCACACAGCAggaattctcgagtattagcagttgagttgtcaattcaaccacacctgaaagacttagtatctgcagcaaagtttcagtagcaaagtagtgtgatagcaatggtatcaacggtaacagtagcagcagtgacagcagtagcggtaacagtagcggtagtgacaacagtagtggtaacagtagcggcagtgacaacagtagcggtaaagtaatgtaacaaggaccagtaggaaaatacttgtaggcattggatcggtgatggataattatgtcggatgacattcatcatgtatcacttataacatggggtgatttgtaactagctccagttcgtcaatgtaatgtaggcatgtattccgtatatagtcatacgtgcttatggaaaaaaacttgcatgacatctattgtccatccctcccgtggcagcggggtcctaatggaaactaagggatattaaggtctccttttaatagagaaccggaacaaagcattagcacttagtgaatacatgaactcctcatactatggtcatctccaggagtggtttcggctattgtcactccggggttgctaggtcataacacatagtaggtgactacaacttgcaagataggatcaagaactcacatatattgatgaaaacataataggttcaaatctgaaatcatgacactcgggccctagtgacaagcattaagcatggcaaactagtagcaacatcaatctcataacatagtggatactagggatcaaactccatcaaaactaactcgattacatgatagatctcatccaacccatcaccgtctagcaagcctacaatgagactactcacgaatggtgaagagcagcatggaattggcgatgaaggatggttggtgatgacgatggcgacgatttcccctctccggagcccagaacagactccagatctgccctccaaaggaagaacaggtggtggcggcggctccatgtcgtaaaacgcgatgaactcttctctcttaattttttctaggcgagagagactatatagagctggagttggaggcggcggagccacgagggcctcacaagcctgccaggcgcggccaggggggcccgcgcctcctgggcttgtgggctcctagctccgtccctccaggtaattcttgcgccagtattttttatatattccacaaaaaatcctcgtaaatttccagatcattctgagaacttttatttctgcgcaaaaacaacaccacagcgtcagtccgggttagtttcattcaaatcatgcaaattagagtccaaaacaagggcaaaagagtttggaaaagtagatatgatggagacgtatcacctaccacCTGTTGAATATCaggctcccaacattgccatgaaaaccttcaacctatctACAACctggcaaaccactgattggatatgttaccgcttgcttaaccattggatagcgttgctagttgcaggtgcagttgcttccatgtgttaacttgggttccttattatatcaccctattaatgttatttaatttaatgcacctatatacttggtaaaaggtggaaggcttggccttttagcctggtgttttgttccacctttgtcgccttagtttcggctaccggtgttatattccataaatgagcgctcctaacatgcttggggttcttatggggacctactagattctcgttttgggataaagctcgtctggcaaggcccaacattgatacTATATTTTCTCAACATAATAATTCCGTTAAtattgaaaaacatagggcgtcatgaacccgaggagtaattcaacaaaatacagggggccagtgctactggtgctggtccaaactagagccgtttgcggggccaacccggggaaatTCAGGAGATGTCTATcacgccaccgtacgctgtgcttatccgttgtgtcctgagaacgagatacgcggctcctatcgggattgtcaacacgtcgggcggccttgatgggcttgttttacctttctcgagcatcttgtgcgagggattccgaggatgctttgggttatctcgaggttgaggtgttccaataggaacccaaggagatcaTGGGTCTCCCCACGGGTCATTCCGtcgtagcgtgtggtagtttatgatggactagttggagcacccctctagggttaaatcttttggaaagtcgtgcccgcggttatgtggcaacgtggaaactttgtttaacatccggttctagataacttgaagttaaattaattaaaacatgccaactgagtgtgtaaccgtgactgtctccttcatgagctccttctccgatcgaggacacggtggggttatgtctgacgtaagtaggtgttcaggaccattcatttgatcatcagtagttcatgtccgctctgcgtagatcgtccccctcttattcttatacttgtaagttagccacctcaaataactgcttaatcgcttgctgcagcctcaccacttaaccatacctcacccattaagctttactagtcttgatacgtttggaaatgagattgttgagtccctgtggctcacagattactacaacaccagttacagGTACGGGTAAAGAGTTActatgacgtgagcgcgttgattattcatttggagtttcttcttcttcatcatcgatctaggatgggttctaggtcggcagcctgggatagtaaggatggacgtcgttcttttgtcgtttgttttcgttcgtagtcggaccctgctcttcttcatgatgactgattatg
This region includes:
- the LOC123453072 gene encoding B2 protein-like, whose translation is MAPAREIPGPQPSADDAPLPAGFIFVCDGATTPECFRYRVLGLPRRKLGAVSRIRRGAALFLYDFDARYLYGPYRADSDGGRDLEPAAFQGRLPAQVKFMIDGDFMPVRGKTMRYTIKENYPGKFLPELTFTQVEKLRALFRPITSLPVPEAPPLYYVDNSHAAPSTAFLHPSASSSYPTQPASYVHHTSAYVLTPAAHLVPNEVPGRVVPPHELSVTNPQLVMHYGYAAGSEGATGETTQVQY